Proteins from a single region of Massilibacterium senegalense:
- a CDS encoding GNAT family N-acetyltransferase — MQIINMTQVNKTQIIQAAQILTDSLPIGWPTIQDAMDEIKERLIPENTLLVAVENDIVIGWGGILAPVYNGNVFELHPLVVQSNKRNQGIGRAIVTALEDEARKQGGLTIYLGADDEIDDGETSFANVDLFDDLPRKIDNFTAGTHQSSFYLKLGYKIIGVMPNANGIGKPDIYFGKGL; from the coding sequence ATGCAAATTATAAATATGACTCAAGTAAATAAAACACAGATAATACAAGCAGCACAAATATTAACTGATAGTCTTCCGATTGGTTGGCCAACAATACAAGACGCTATGGATGAAATAAAGGAGCGCTTGATTCCAGAAAACACCTTGCTCGTTGCTGTTGAAAATGATATTGTGATCGGTTGGGGGGGCATACTTGCTCCAGTGTATAATGGAAATGTCTTCGAATTACATCCCTTGGTTGTTCAAAGCAATAAGCGAAATCAAGGTATTGGTAGAGCAATCGTAACAGCGCTTGAGGATGAAGCAAGAAAGCAAGGCGGCTTGACAATATATTTGGGTGCTGATGATGAAATAGACGACGGCGAAACATCCTTTGCAAATGTTGATTTATTTGATGATTTACCAAGAAAAATAGACAATTTTACTGCTGGTACTCATCAATCTAGTTTTTATTTAAAGCTCGGATATAAGATTATCGGGGTCATGCCTAATGCAAACGGAATAGGAAAACCAGATATTTATTTCGGAAAAGGACTATGA
- a CDS encoding type 2 periplasmic-binding domain-containing protein, whose product MAARLYNDGAVYQLVAVNTEAYLYIVANDETITSFFNLKGEVVHVVGKNLATDIIFRYLLIQNGMDQDKDLILQYIENFEEQSHHYLDSISAIMVLSDPFASTILKENKNFRMVIDIQDEWGCINGKTCLTLKKEGEHDEGISRSPSGEMGSRNDISMFIVTDDFFSVYGFEFSRF is encoded by the coding sequence ATGGCAGCAAGACTTTATAACGATGGCGCTGTTTATCAGCTTGTGGCAGTCAATACAGAAGCATACCTTTATATAGTTGCTAATGATGAAACGATTACTAGCTTTTTCAACTTGAAAGGTGAGGTTGTTCACGTTGTTGGAAAAAATTTAGCTACTGACATTATATTTAGATATTTATTGATACAAAATGGTATGGATCAAGACAAGGACTTAATACTGCAATATATTGAAAACTTTGAAGAACAATCGCACCATTATTTGGATAGTATAAGTGCTATCATGGTATTGTCTGATCCTTTTGCTTCAACCATTTTAAAGGAAAATAAAAATTTCAGAATGGTGATAGATATACAGGACGAGTGGGGATGTATTAATGGGAAGACATGCTTGACTTTAAAGAAGGAGGGAGAGCATGATGAAGGTATTTCCAGAAGTCCCTCTGGGGAAATGGGCAGTAGGAATGACATTAGTATGTTTATTGTTACTGATGACTTTTTTTCTGTTTATGGCTTTGAGTTTAGTAGATTTTGA